One region of Deltaproteobacteria bacterium genomic DNA includes:
- a CDS encoding enoyl-CoA hydratase/isomerase family protein — MVQYILVNQQNSVAQVTLNRPDVHNALNEGMVKELRDTFLKLGSDREIRVVVLQGAGKSFCAGADLQYMQQVQGFSMQQHEASGRLLFEMLLAIYQCPKPVIAKVHGAAMGGGLGLMAASDYCLASEGIVFAFSEVSLGLIPAVISPFVLRKLGLKNTKSLFFTGEKFEVQHALKIGFVDQVVTADQLDTAIDQKIEDLKKASPQAIARCKHLLHEISSASLTEAMGPTIRAIAQARVSEEGQEGMKAFLEKRKPNWAKE; from the coding sequence ATGGTCCAATATATTTTAGTAAATCAGCAAAATTCTGTTGCGCAAGTTACGCTTAATCGTCCTGACGTTCATAATGCCCTCAATGAGGGTATGGTTAAAGAATTGCGGGATACTTTTTTAAAGTTAGGCAGTGATCGTGAAATTCGAGTGGTGGTTTTGCAGGGGGCGGGCAAATCTTTTTGTGCGGGGGCTGATCTGCAATACATGCAACAGGTGCAGGGTTTTTCGATGCAGCAACATGAGGCAAGTGGAAGATTGTTGTTTGAAATGTTGTTGGCCATTTACCAATGCCCGAAGCCGGTGATTGCAAAGGTGCATGGCGCGGCTATGGGAGGGGGCTTAGGTTTGATGGCAGCCAGTGATTATTGTTTGGCAAGCGAAGGGATTGTTTTTGCGTTTAGTGAAGTGAGTCTGGGGTTAATCCCTGCGGTGATTTCACCCTTTGTGCTGCGGAAACTCGGGCTTAAAAATACCAAAAGTTTATTTTTTACTGGTGAGAAATTTGAGGTGCAACATGCTTTGAAAATTGGGTTTGTCGATCAGGTGGTTACTGCTGACCAACTCGACACCGCAATTGACCAAAAGATTGAAGATCTCAAAAAAGCCTCTCCTCAAGCCATCGCACGCTGTAAACATTTATTGCATGAAATCAGTTCTGCATCGCTTACTGAAGCCATGGGGCCTACCATCCGCGCAATTGCCCAGGCTCGGGTGAGTGAAGAGGGGCAAGAAGGCATGAAGGCCTTTTTAGAAAAACGCAAACCCAACTGGGCTAAGGAATGA
- a CDS encoding enoyl-CoA hydratase/isomerase family protein — protein sequence MSLVLYEEIGPIAKITFNNESQLNAMTPEMGDELSARIRQLQTRSDLRCVLFTGKGKAFSSGGNLDFIISHTQKDIPTNKKEMIEFYSKFLILKNLPMPTIAIINGAAIGAGLCIAMACDLRVASHGAKLGVNFAKIGLSSGMGCLYHLVQLVGIGHAAELLFTGKIITAEEAHTIGLVNHVCSLDGLEAQSMNLAQSIAENSPLAIKIIKQGLLRAPHSTLEELFDYESEGQAKSFASQDLLEGISALKEKRPPNFKGK from the coding sequence GTGTCTTTGGTTCTTTACGAAGAAATTGGCCCTATTGCTAAAATTACCTTTAACAACGAATCCCAATTAAACGCTATGACTCCTGAGATGGGTGATGAACTGAGTGCGCGTATCCGCCAACTACAAACGCGTTCTGATCTTCGTTGTGTATTGTTTACCGGCAAAGGCAAGGCTTTTTCTTCAGGTGGTAATCTTGATTTTATTATTTCGCATACCCAAAAAGACATCCCCACTAACAAAAAAGAGATGATCGAATTTTATTCTAAGTTTCTCATCCTCAAAAACCTCCCCATGCCAACGATTGCTATTATCAACGGCGCTGCGATTGGTGCAGGGCTATGCATTGCCATGGCTTGTGATTTGCGAGTTGCAAGTCACGGGGCTAAACTTGGGGTCAACTTTGCCAAAATTGGGCTCTCCAGTGGGATGGGTTGTTTGTATCACCTGGTGCAATTGGTAGGCATTGGCCATGCCGCCGAATTACTTTTTACCGGCAAAATTATTACCGCCGAAGAGGCCCATACCATCGGCCTGGTGAATCACGTGTGTTCACTCGACGGCCTAGAGGCTCAAAGCATGAACCTCGCTCAAAGTATTGCCGAAAATTCACCGCTGGCTATTAAAATCATTAAACAAGGTCTCTTGCGAGCGCCTCATTCCACGCTAGAAGAATTATTTGATTACGAATCTGAAGGCCAAGCCAAATCTTTTGCCTCACAAGACCTCCTCGAAGGCATCTCGGCCCTCAAAGAAAAACGCCCACCCAATTTTAAGGGGAAATAA
- a CDS encoding methylcrotonoyl-CoA carboxylase: MEVLPSRLDPNGPEFQANFAALQKQVQDFKLLTQQIKAGGDQDSQAKHKARGKMLARERIEALLDPSSPFLEFSTLAAYGVYDNQAPGAGIVTGIGYVHGREVVVVANDATVKGGTYFPLTVKKHLRAQEIALENHLPCVYLVDSGGAYLPLQAEVFPDKEHFGRIFYNQANMSALGIPQIAVVMGSCTAGGAYVPAMSDETVIVKNNGTIFLGGPPLVKAATGEVVTAEELGGALVHCQKSGVTDHFAEDDHHALSITRNILQNLNRAPKSFLSCDGVEDPLYPVEEIYGVVSKDAKTPFEVREVIARLVDGSRFHEFKARYGATLVCGFARIMGYPVGILANNGILFSESALKGAHFIELCCQRRIPLLFLQNITGFMVGKNYENQGIAKDGAKLVTAVATARVPKFTVIIGGSYGAGNYGMCGRAYGPRQLWMWPNAKISVMGGEQAASVLVTVTGDNSIRKPILEKYEQEGSAYYSTARVWDDGMIDPLDTRKVVALGVSAALNAPISDTQFGLFRM, encoded by the coding sequence ATGGAAGTTTTGCCTTCAAGACTTGACCCAAATGGCCCCGAGTTTCAAGCGAATTTTGCTGCCCTCCAAAAACAAGTGCAAGATTTTAAATTGCTTACCCAACAAATTAAAGCAGGTGGTGATCAAGATTCGCAGGCCAAGCACAAGGCTCGTGGCAAAATGTTGGCGCGAGAACGAATTGAAGCATTATTAGATCCTAGCAGCCCTTTTTTAGAATTCTCTACTTTGGCAGCCTATGGGGTTTACGATAACCAAGCCCCGGGCGCAGGCATTGTAACCGGTATCGGTTATGTGCATGGCCGCGAAGTGGTGGTGGTGGCCAACGATGCAACGGTGAAGGGTGGCACTTATTTTCCGCTCACGGTTAAGAAACACCTACGTGCCCAAGAGATCGCCTTAGAAAATCACTTGCCTTGTGTGTATTTGGTTGATTCGGGTGGGGCTTATTTGCCTTTGCAAGCCGAAGTATTTCCCGACAAAGAGCATTTTGGCAGAATTTTTTATAATCAGGCTAACATGAGTGCATTAGGTATTCCGCAGATTGCGGTGGTGATGGGGAGTTGCACCGCCGGTGGTGCCTATGTGCCAGCCATGTCCGATGAAACGGTCATTGTCAAAAACAATGGCACCATTTTTCTGGGTGGGCCGCCACTGGTGAAGGCAGCAACCGGTGAAGTGGTGACCGCCGAAGAATTGGGCGGGGCCTTGGTGCATTGTCAAAAATCAGGCGTTACCGATCACTTTGCTGAAGACGATCATCATGCTTTAAGTATCACCCGTAATATTTTGCAAAATCTTAATCGTGCTCCTAAATCTTTTTTGTCTTGCGATGGGGTAGAAGACCCACTGTATCCCGTTGAAGAAATTTATGGAGTCGTTTCTAAAGATGCCAAGACCCCCTTTGAAGTGCGTGAAGTCATTGCACGCTTAGTCGATGGCAGCCGGTTTCATGAGTTCAAAGCTCGTTATGGGGCAACGTTAGTTTGTGGGTTTGCACGTATCATGGGATATCCGGTGGGGATTTTAGCGAATAATGGTATTTTATTTTCCGAATCGGCCTTGAAGGGTGCGCATTTTATCGAGCTGTGTTGTCAACGCAGAATTCCATTATTATTTTTGCAGAACATCACCGGTTTTATGGTGGGGAAAAATTACGAAAACCAGGGCATTGCCAAAGACGGGGCCAAACTTGTGACTGCCGTTGCAACGGCGCGAGTGCCTAAATTTACGGTGATCATCGGTGGTTCTTATGGGGCTGGCAACTATGGCATGTGTGGCCGGGCCTATGGGCCGCGCCAACTTTGGATGTGGCCCAATGCCAAAATCAGCGTTATGGGGGGTGAGCAGGCGGCTAGCGTATTAGTGACTGTTACAGGCGACAACTCGATCCGAAAACCTATTTTAGAAAAATATGAGCAAGAGGGTAGTGCTTATTATTCGACTGCGAGGGTTTGGGATGATGGGATGATTGACCCTCTTGATACGCGCAAGGTAGTGGCGTTGGGAGTTAGCGCGGCCTTGAATGCGCCAATTTCTGATACACAATTTGGATTGTTCAGGATGTGA
- a CDS encoding hydroxymethylglutaryl-CoA lyase, with the protein MVSLPKKIELTEVGPRDGLQNEASLIPTELKIQYIEALLAAGVRKMEVSSFVSPRAIPQLADGAEVFTKITKPKDAWLFALVPNLKGLERALAAGVQDIAVFMAASETFNKKNINMGVKESLEVIGQVVCQAKGKVRKVRGYISTAWVCPYEGNIQPKKVLPLLQTLLDLGIEEIALGETIGAAAPLEIQKLLEQVLKVTTVDHLALHFHDTRGTALANVWAALEMGFYKFDASSGGLGGCPYARGAAGNLATEDLLYALHRMGMTTGIDLEKLSQASLLIAQALGKTLPSRYLLARW; encoded by the coding sequence ATGGTGTCTTTACCTAAAAAAATTGAATTGACCGAAGTGGGGCCGCGAGATGGGTTGCAGAATGAAGCTAGCCTCATTCCTACGGAGTTGAAGATTCAATACATTGAGGCCTTGCTAGCCGCAGGGGTGCGTAAAATGGAGGTTAGCAGTTTTGTCAGCCCACGTGCCATCCCTCAGTTGGCCGATGGTGCAGAAGTTTTTACAAAGATCACTAAACCCAAAGACGCTTGGCTATTTGCACTGGTTCCCAATCTCAAGGGCCTAGAACGCGCGCTAGCCGCAGGGGTGCAAGACATTGCGGTTTTCATGGCAGCCAGTGAAACGTTTAATAAAAAAAATATCAATATGGGAGTTAAAGAATCACTTGAAGTTATTGGGCAGGTGGTTTGCCAAGCCAAGGGCAAGGTGCGCAAAGTTCGTGGTTATATTTCCACTGCCTGGGTTTGCCCTTATGAAGGCAATATTCAGCCCAAAAAAGTGTTGCCCCTGCTTCAAACTTTGCTAGATTTAGGGATTGAAGAGATTGCTTTGGGCGAAACCATTGGTGCTGCCGCACCACTAGAAATACAAAAATTATTAGAACAAGTGCTTAAAGTTACCACGGTCGATCATTTGGCATTACATTTTCACGACACCCGCGGAACCGCGCTGGCCAACGTTTGGGCCGCCTTAGAAATGGGATTTTATAAGTTTGATGCCTCATCCGGCGGGCTAGGGGGCTGCCCTTATGCCCGTGGAGCCGCAGGTAATTTAGCCACCGAAGATTTGCTTTACGCACTGCATCGCATGGGCATGACCACAGGGATTGATTTAGAAAAATTGAGCCAAGCCTCGCTTTTGATAGCACAGGCTTTAGGAAAAACTTTACCTAGCCGGTATTTATTAGCTAGGTGGTGA
- a CDS encoding acetyl-CoA carboxylase biotin carboxyl carrier protein subunit, whose translation MTQSAYYLWEGDQFFDVWWQGRHWRVPKPRAQVRLAHGHAPSAGLEAPLPGKVQKIFVKAGDRVKAGAVLLVMEAMKMEYKITAPQAGVVEKLPFQVGDQVAMGEMLVILE comes from the coding sequence ATGACTCAAAGCGCTTATTATCTCTGGGAAGGAGATCAATTTTTTGATGTGTGGTGGCAGGGGCGCCACTGGCGCGTTCCTAAACCCAGGGCACAAGTGCGCCTCGCTCATGGCCATGCCCCCAGCGCTGGATTAGAAGCCCCGTTACCCGGCAAGGTGCAAAAGATATTTGTCAAAGCAGGTGATAGGGTCAAAGCAGGGGCCGTGTTGTTGGTGATGGAAGCCATGAAGATGGAATATAAAATCACCGCGCCCCAAGCCGGGGTAGTAGAAAAATTGCCTTTTCAAGTTGGAGACCAAGTTGCCATGGGGGAAATGCTAGTAATCCTTGAGTGA
- a CDS encoding nucleotidyl transferase AbiEii/AbiGii toxin family protein, which translates to MGTLINDLEYVIQEGKRLNLRSDVLKIKLKEKLQLYVLDFIYNSMKYNHLVFYGGTCLRICFGINRMSEDVDFETTTLFDKKQFANQIKEYFVKNVQYPSISAHTPGSGIGRIELRFPVLYQLGLSAHEQETLIIKVEVNQIKETYPTEWKTVAQDRFSFVIRHYDLPTLMSGKMLACLERIWEKRGVKVKGRDYYDLMWYMQKGVIPNILRLRHAKHPYTIKDAFEQLVQKVDKIKNHDLLVDLEALFENIEFSKKWVESFKERFKDLYRQYQISSFDDNDTVKFKIRSGKDFDSDNSFIRISFQNTGGRTLAYRFSFSEEWMKDEGAKLGTDFELKLKDICHSKVKEYYETYVKPNYKNIIPTEYLAKALLTPSPKHYDEKKEQRITLEGFKAVSLGDLLIERHFLLE; encoded by the coding sequence ATGGGAACGCTGATCAATGACCTTGAGTACGTCATCCAAGAAGGTAAACGTTTAAACCTTCGTTCTGATGTTCTCAAAATTAAGCTCAAAGAGAAATTACAATTATATGTGTTGGATTTCATTTACAACAGTATGAAGTATAATCATTTAGTTTTTTATGGAGGGACCTGTTTAAGAATTTGTTTTGGTATTAACCGAATGTCGGAAGACGTTGATTTTGAAACCACCACTTTGTTTGACAAAAAACAATTTGCAAATCAGATCAAGGAATATTTTGTCAAAAATGTTCAATATCCTTCGATCAGTGCACATACTCCAGGAAGTGGAATTGGCCGTATTGAATTAAGATTTCCCGTGCTTTATCAGCTTGGTTTGTCTGCTCATGAACAGGAAACTTTAATCATTAAGGTAGAAGTGAATCAAATTAAAGAGACCTATCCTACAGAATGGAAAACAGTTGCTCAAGATCGCTTTAGTTTTGTTATTCGACATTATGACTTACCAACCCTCATGTCTGGTAAAATGCTTGCTTGCTTGGAACGCATTTGGGAAAAAAGAGGGGTTAAGGTCAAGGGCCGCGATTATTATGATCTGATGTGGTATATGCAGAAAGGGGTGATTCCCAACATTCTTCGATTAAGGCACGCAAAGCACCCTTATACGATCAAAGATGCTTTTGAACAGCTTGTCCAAAAAGTAGATAAAATTAAAAACCATGATCTACTTGTTGATTTAGAAGCTTTATTTGAAAATATAGAATTTTCTAAAAAATGGGTTGAATCATTTAAAGAACGATTTAAAGATCTGTATCGGCAATATCAGATATCATCTTTTGATGATAATGATACGGTAAAATTTAAAATACGCTCAGGAAAAGATTTTGATTCGGACAATTCCTTTATACGGATTAGTTTTCAAAATACAGGGGGTCGAACCTTAGCGTATAGGTTTTCTTTTTCAGAGGAATGGATGAAGGATGAAGGTGCTAAACTAGGGACGGATTTCGAATTAAAATTAAAGGACATCTGTCATTCAAAAGTTAAAGAATATTACGAAACATATGTCAAACCTAACTATAAGAATATTATTCCAACCGAATATTTGGCAAAAGCACTTTTGACACCGTCACCCAAACATTATGATGAAAAAAAAGAACAGCGGATAACTCTTGAAGGATTCAAGGCCGTGTCTTTAGGGGATTTATTAATTGAACGGCATTTTCTCCTGGAATAG
- a CDS encoding ATP-grasp domain-containing protein has translation MKKILIANRGEIALRIIHAAKELGLKTVMVYADGDQNSLPVKMADEAYALEGADAAQTYLNIPKLMALIKKSGSDAVHPGYGFLSENADFAKAVEKAGCKFIGPTFQVIASMGNKLQARQLAEKCGVPVVPGWEEKPTGAKFQQWVKKVGLPLLIKAVSGGGGRGMRRVHDEKSLAEELASASREAGAAFGDASLYIEKLLSTPRHIEVQILADEHGHIVHLGERECSLQRRHQKVIEECPSPSISDALRQKLFAASITLAKAVNYTNAGTLEFMVDDQDNFYFLEMNTRLQVEHPVTEAVTGIDLVKAQILIAGGHHLPFKQADIQFRGHAIEARVYAEDPDQDFMPSIGKIGVLQEPKVPGLRIDSFLEVGFELPPYFDPMLSKVVAYGINRKEALGKLNYALSNYVILGVKQNLNFLMDLLQYQPVRKGHYHNQSIHEFLQDRAGSAVVVPEAVMQLIQKRSTKSTALLSNVMGVTDSWLSALKDFRNV, from the coding sequence ATGAAAAAAATCTTAATCGCCAATCGGGGAGAGATTGCCCTTCGCATTATTCACGCGGCTAAAGAGTTGGGCCTTAAAACCGTTATGGTTTATGCCGATGGCGATCAAAACTCCTTGCCGGTTAAAATGGCTGATGAAGCTTATGCCCTTGAGGGCGCCGATGCAGCCCAAACCTATTTGAACATTCCTAAACTCATGGCCCTCATTAAAAAGTCTGGTAGCGATGCCGTGCACCCTGGTTATGGATTTTTGTCCGAGAATGCTGATTTTGCCAAGGCGGTTGAAAAAGCCGGTTGCAAATTTATTGGGCCAACTTTTCAGGTCATCGCCAGCATGGGCAATAAATTGCAAGCCCGCCAATTGGCCGAAAAATGTGGAGTGCCCGTGGTGCCAGGTTGGGAAGAAAAACCAACCGGTGCTAAGTTTCAGCAGTGGGTCAAAAAAGTAGGGCTGCCTCTGTTAATTAAGGCGGTTTCAGGGGGTGGTGGCCGTGGGATGCGTAGGGTGCACGATGAAAAAAGCTTAGCCGAAGAATTGGCTTCAGCCAGTCGCGAAGCAGGTGCTGCTTTCGGCGATGCCAGTCTTTATATAGAAAAATTATTATCAACCCCACGGCATATTGAGGTGCAAATTTTAGCCGACGAACATGGCCATATTGTTCATTTGGGTGAGCGCGAATGCTCGTTGCAGCGCCGGCATCAAAAAGTGATTGAAGAATGCCCCTCGCCTTCAATCAGCGATGCTTTACGTCAAAAACTTTTTGCCGCTAGCATAACCTTGGCCAAGGCCGTGAATTATACCAACGCTGGCACCCTAGAATTTATGGTTGATGATCAAGACAATTTTTATTTTTTAGAAATGAACACGCGTTTGCAAGTCGAACACCCGGTTACCGAGGCGGTGACAGGTATTGATTTAGTCAAAGCTCAAATTCTCATCGCCGGTGGGCATCACCTGCCTTTCAAGCAAGCAGATATTCAATTCAGAGGCCATGCCATTGAGGCTCGGGTTTATGCCGAAGATCCCGATCAAGATTTCATGCCATCCATTGGGAAAATTGGTGTATTGCAAGAGCCTAAGGTGCCAGGTCTTCGTATCGATAGTTTTTTGGAAGTAGGGTTTGAATTGCCACCTTATTTTGACCCCATGCTTTCGAAAGTGGTTGCTTATGGGATTAATCGCAAAGAGGCATTGGGTAAACTTAATTATGCCTTATCAAACTATGTGATCTTAGGCGTAAAACAAAACCTCAATTTTTTAATGGATTTGCTTCAATATCAGCCGGTGCGAAAAGGCCATTATCACAACCAAAGCATTCACGAATTTTTACAAGATCGTGCTGGGTCGGCCGTGGTTGTGCCTGAAGCAGTGATGCAATTGATTCAAAAACGATCTACAAAATCGACTGCCTTGCTGAGTAACGTCATGGGTGTTACCGATTCGTGGTTGTCAGCTTTAAAAGATTTTAGGAACGTATGA
- a CDS encoding type II toxin-antitoxin system Phd/YefM family antitoxin yields the protein MREITSTKLGRQLRQVLDWVESKGEEVVVTRNKQRIACIIPGPARMTALEALSDLYRTLPEKAAPGWLEKRPKQNLNSLHNPWDI from the coding sequence ATGCGTGAAATAACTTCAACAAAATTAGGTAGACAGCTGCGTCAAGTGCTCGATTGGGTCGAATCAAAAGGTGAAGAAGTGGTTGTGACTCGAAACAAACAACGTATCGCTTGTATCATCCCTGGCCCCGCCCGAATGACAGCCCTAGAAGCTTTATCGGACCTATATCGCACGCTCCCTGAAAAAGCGGCCCCCGGGTGGCTTGAAAAAAGGCCTAAACAGAACCTAAATTCATTGCACAATCCATGGGATATTTAA
- a CDS encoding type II toxin-antitoxin system VapC family toxin — MGYLIDTCIWVDVERGALAPADIADHTKNEPVFISPITLAELKFGAEITQQPDLKQKRLAAVHRLMNKPILRIDEATGIIFGTLAAALKKTGRGHEFRIQDLWMASQCVQHNISLITHNLKDFKDIPGLEILLIGKSQK; from the coding sequence ATGGGATATTTAATCGACACCTGTATTTGGGTAGATGTTGAGCGGGGGGCTCTTGCTCCTGCTGATATTGCCGATCATACTAAAAATGAGCCTGTCTTCATATCGCCTATTACTTTAGCCGAACTAAAATTTGGGGCAGAAATCACCCAACAACCTGACCTCAAACAAAAAAGGCTCGCTGCTGTTCACCGACTGATGAACAAACCTATCTTGCGCATTGATGAAGCCACGGGCATTATCTTTGGGACATTGGCCGCCGCCTTAAAAAAGACCGGGCGTGGGCATGAATTTCGAATTCAAGATCTATGGATGGCAAGTCAATGTGTGCAACATAATATCAGCCTTATCACGCACAATTTGAAAGATTTTAAAGATATCCCCGGCCTAGAAATTTTACTTATCGGTAAATCGCAAAAATAA